In the genome of Azotosporobacter soli, the window CATTTTCATTGCAGCCACCACCGCTAACGAGGCAAAGAGCAGGCAATTCAGCAGCAGCGCACCAAGAAAAAATAAATTCACTGAAAAATGTGCACCAAACAAATAGGCCAGTACAATGATCACACTTGTTGAAATCAAACCTCGCAATGCACCTGACAGCACTTTCCCAAAAACGAAAGAGGCTGCCGAAATAGGAGCAATCAGATATTCTTCCAGCGTCTTATGGTATAAGCGACTCATATTAAGCGGACTGGATACAGAGTTAAAGCTAATGTTCATTGAGTTTAAGGCAATAATTCCAGGCACGATAAAATCGAGATAACTTTCCTGGCCGAACGCCATACTGCGCCCCAGTCCCCAGCCAAACGCCACTAGGTACAAGATCGGTGAAATCATACGCGATAAAATGTAGCGTCCAATGCGTCGTTTCAAAACCAACCAGTCACGCCAGAAAACCGTCCAGACATCCTGCAGCATCAGCCCACCACCTTCCGTCCCGTCAATTCGACAAAAACGTCTTCCAGATTAGAACGCCGTACCGTTGTTGTCGTCGTCAGCGTGGCTGCAAACGCGGTCGCTTGCGCACGTGTCGAAAAGAATTCGCCCTGCAAACCTTCTTCCGTTTCCCGTTCCACTACATAAGCGCCAACGCGGCAGCATAACTGTTCCGGCGTATCGAGTGCAATCAGCTTTCCTTTATCCAAAATCGCAACGCGTTGGCAAAGGTGTTCCGCCTCTTCAATGTAATGCGTCGTCAAAAGCACCGTCAGACCTTCGCCTTTCAATTTGCGAATTAAATCCCACAAGCGGCGACGCACCTGCGGATCAAGACCAACTGTCGGTTCATCAAGAAACAATACCTTGGGCCGATGCAAGAGTGCACGCGCAATCATCAAGCGTCGTTTCATTCCCCCAGAAAACGTGCTGACCATATCTTCGGCTCGATCTGCCAGTTCCACATAGGCAAGAAGTTCTGCAATTCGCTCTTTCCGCTCTGCAGAAGGCATATGATGCAACCTACCATGCAGGTCCAAATTTTCACGCGCAGTCAGATCGCCATCAAGATTCAAATGCTGCGGCACAACGCCAATCAGACTCTTTACCTGTTGGTCATCGCTATCCAGCGGACAGTCTTTTATTTGAATCGAGCCTGCCGAAGGCTGCGTAAGCATCGTTAGCATTCGGATCGTCGTTGTCTTGCCAGCTCCATTCGGCCCAAGCAAACCAAAGATCTCACCATCTGAAATGCTAAGACTCAGTCCGTCTACTGCTGTCCGGTTGCCATACCTTTTAACTAAGTTGTTAATTTGAATCATGGACTCACCCCTTACATAAGCCGGTAATCATCACCTGTGTCCTGCCCTCCTGCGTGATTGCCAGTTCACTTTCCACGCCAAACACATTGCGCAGCAAACCAGGCTCAATTACGGTCTGCGGTATGCCCGCCAGCGCAATCCGACCTTCTTTCAGTACAACGATATTTTGCGCATAGTTCACTGCATGATTAATATCATGAATTACCATACCTACCGTGAGTCCCTGCTCACGATTCAGCTTTGCCAACAGTTCCATTATTTCCAGTTGATGACTGATATCTAAATAGGTCGTCGGTTCATCCAACAGCAGCAGCTTCGGCTGCTGTGCAAGCGCCATCGCAATCCAAACCCGTTGACGTTCACCGCCGGACAGCGTATTGACTAAACGCTCTGACATCGCATGAACTCCCGTTTGCCGCATTGCGTCATTCACAATGCCCGCGTCTCTTTCATCTCCACGACGCCACCAGCGTCGATGCGGATATCGGCCATATTCGACCAGATCGCGCACAGTCAGATCAGGCGGCGCAAGCGGACTTTGCGGCAAGACCGCCATTTCCTGCGCCAAGACGTTTCGCTTGATTGCACTGATATCACGTCCCGCAAAACAGATCGTACCGTTTTGCAGCCTAACGCTTCTTGAAAGAGCACGTAATAACGTGCTCTTTCCCGAACCGTTTGGGCCGACGATGGCAGTAATTGCTCCTTCCGGCAATTGGACACTCACCCGATCCAATATCTGCTGTTCGCCGAATCGCACGTCTATATTCTCACCATAGAGCAGATTCATTACGCTTCCCTCCTTAACAAATAGAGGAAAAACGGCGCACCAGCCAACGCCATAATGATCCCGACCGGAATCTCTACCGGCGAAAACAATGTACGCGCCGCCAAATCGCTCCAAGTCATCACCGCCGCGCCGAGGCAAGCCGACGCCGGAAGCAAATAGCGATAATCTGACCCAACCAACAGACGCGCGCCGTGTGGTACAATCAAGCCGACAAAGCCCAGCAAACCAACGACGCTGACGGCGCTGGCCGCTAAGAGGGCTGCCAGTGCCGTCAGCCAAAGACGTGACGCCTCCACTCGAATTCCAAGACCACGAGCCATTTCATCGCCGAGGCTTAGCAAGTTGAGACGCGAAGCCGCTGTCAGCGCTAACAAACAGCCAACTAGCGTATAAGGCCAAAGAAGTTCCACATGCGGCCAACTGCGTGCAGCCAAACCACCGACCATCCACATCAGCGCGCCATGAACCCGGTCGCTGAAAAAGACCAACAGCGAGGAAATCCCTGCATTCAGGAAAGCCGAAACGGCAACGCCGGCCAAAATGATCCGTGTCGGCTTAATGCTCCCCTTCCAGGCCAGCAAATAAATCAGCCCCGCTGCCGCCAACGCGCCAAGGAAGGCGACCGGCGTCACCAGATATTCTTGGTGAGGAAACAAGACCAAGATGATCACGCCAGCTAAACCAGCTCCCGATGAAACGCCGATAATATGAGGATCAGCCAACGGATTTCGCATAACGCCTTGCAGCAAAGCTCCGGCCAGCGAAAGATGAATACCGACTAAAATAGCGACTAACGCACGCGGCAATCGTATATTCCAGATAATTTGACTTTGATTGCCTGTCACTCCGTGGGAAAAAAGCGCATTGATAATTTCAGAATGACTAACGACAACTGCACCTTTGCTCAAACTGGCCACAAAGCCGCCTATGGCTATTACGACGAACAATCCGATCAGTAAAATCCGCCACTTCCGCCGCTCTTTATCGGGCATTTCCATATACCTCCGGATAGACCTCTTTTGCAAGATATTTTACCGCCTCCGGAAACTGTAGGCCCGGATTCAATTGAAACAATTCAGATGGCAAAAAGACAATCCTCCCATCTTTTACAGCCCGCAGCGAAGACCACGCCGGATTATCACTGACATCCTGACGCATCCGCTTTTCAATATCAGCCGTATTGCTTCCCATCGTCACTACCAAAACCAAATCAGGATCGCTCGCAACTAATTTTTCCAAACTGTATGGAGTCATATCACCGCCGGTTTCAATCGGCGATGAACCCGAGGCAATATTGCGCAGTTTCAATAGCGCTGCAATATTACCCGCAACGCTGTTCTCAAGCTCTACCGTAACACTCTTAGCCGTCGCATGCAAAATCACGATTTTTTTGCCCTGTTCCGGCAATTTATTCTGCACAGTTTTAAGCTGTTCTTCCATCGCACCGACCACAGCTTCGGCCTGAG includes:
- a CDS encoding ABC transporter ATP-binding protein; the protein is MIQINNLVKRYGNRTAVDGLSLSISDGEIFGLLGPNGAGKTTTIRMLTMLTQPSAGSIQIKDCPLDSDDQQVKSLIGVVPQHLNLDGDLTARENLDLHGRLHHMPSAERKERIAELLAYVELADRAEDMVSTFSGGMKRRLMIARALLHRPKVLFLDEPTVGLDPQVRRRLWDLIRKLKGEGLTVLLTTHYIEEAEHLCQRVAILDKGKLIALDTPEQLCCRVGAYVVERETEEGLQGEFFSTRAQATAFAATLTTTTTVRRSNLEDVFVELTGRKVVG
- a CDS encoding ABC transporter substrate-binding protein is translated as MSIWMKKTALLLVLFVVIGVGGCGGAKQAENKNAFAVIADDSGRQVELKQRPQRIVVLSTSLLETLYAAGGQAVGKPNSRNAPPISGTENLPEIGYVYNVNTEQILGLKPDLVIGFQGIHEKLVPLFEGSHIPVLLLKIKTYDDLKRQIALLGRIAGSETQAEAVVGAMEEQLKTVQNKLPEQGKKIVILHATAKSVTVELENSVAGNIAALLKLRNIASGSSPIETGGDMTPYSLEKLVASDPDLVLVVTMGSNTADIEKRMRQDVSDNPAWSSLRAVKDGRIVFLPSELFQLNPGLQFPEAVKYLAKEVYPEVYGNAR
- a CDS encoding iron ABC transporter permease, whose amino-acid sequence is MPDKERRKWRILLIGLFVVIAIGGFVASLSKGAVVVSHSEIINALFSHGVTGNQSQIIWNIRLPRALVAILVGIHLSLAGALLQGVMRNPLADPHIIGVSSGAGLAGVIILVLFPHQEYLVTPVAFLGALAAAGLIYLLAWKGSIKPTRIILAGVAVSAFLNAGISSLLVFFSDRVHGALMWMVGGLAARSWPHVELLWPYTLVGCLLALTAASRLNLLSLGDEMARGLGIRVEASRLWLTALAALLAASAVSVVGLLGFVGLIVPHGARLLVGSDYRYLLPASACLGAAVMTWSDLAARTLFSPVEIPVGIIMALAGAPFFLYLLRREA
- a CDS encoding ABC transporter permease, with the protein product MLQDVWTVFWRDWLVLKRRIGRYILSRMISPILYLVAFGWGLGRSMAFGQESYLDFIVPGIIALNSMNISFNSVSSPLNMSRLYHKTLEEYLIAPISAASFVFGKVLSGALRGLISTSVIIVLAYLFGAHFSVNLFFLGALLLNCLLFASLAVVAAMKMGSHEEMANFNTYVLLPMSFLCGTFFKTDHLPLAFRYIIEMLPLTHASYALRSAALGGEVGYISLVVMFAYLLIFTFWGVQLLKKVRE
- a CDS encoding ABC transporter ATP-binding protein, which translates into the protein MNLLYGENIDVRFGEQQILDRVSVQLPEGAITAIVGPNGSGKSTLLRALSRSVRLQNGTICFAGRDISAIKRNVLAQEMAVLPQSPLAPPDLTVRDLVEYGRYPHRRWWRRGDERDAGIVNDAMRQTGVHAMSERLVNTLSGGERQRVWIAMALAQQPKLLLLDEPTTYLDISHQLEIMELLAKLNREQGLTVGMVIHDINHAVNYAQNIVVLKEGRIALAGIPQTVIEPGLLRNVFGVESELAITQEGRTQVMITGLCKG